The genomic window TCGCTTCACGCCATGACCTCATTGTCGCCAGCATGCCCGATACGGCGCTCATCGGCCTGATTGGGGCAAGGCTTCATCGGATTCCGTTGATTTATTACCCGTTCGAGATGTGGGGTGAGGACAACAGCGGCTTCAGCAAATCTTCGAAATGGCGAAAGATCGAGGACTATCTGCTGCAAAACAAGACATCCCTGGCGGCTGTCGTGACGCAAAATGAATACAGAGCGTCCGTTTACAGGCACAGTCGCAGATGCTGTGTCGAGCCGGTTGTCGTGCGAAACTACATGCGTTCCTGCCTAGTGAGCCCGGCTGGGACTCTCAAACACAGGCTTGGGGTATCGCAGGATGTGAAGGTTGTTGTCTATGAGGGATCCATCCAGCAGGAGAGGAATTTGGTCGAACTGGTGCGGGCTGTCGAGTATTTTCCGCCCAACAGCGTGCTTGCTCTTATCGGACCTGTTTACGAAGGCTACAGGCAGGAGTTGATGGAAGCCATAGCGTCAAGTCCGGCAGCAGATAGATGTATCATTCTGCCGCCGGTTGCTCATGAAGACTTGCTGGCTTTGGTTTCAGATGCCGATGCGGGAGTGCTCATGTACGCCCCCATAAATCTCAACAATTATTACTGCGCACCCTGTAAACTCAGCGATTATGTAATTGCAGGCATTCCTGTGATCGTTCCGGCATTTCCTCCTCTTCATGATGCCCTTGCCGAGTATGATATCGGCACATGTTTTGATGAGCAATCATCCCGCTCGATTGCCGCGGCGGTCACCAAAGTGCTCGAAAGGCCAAAGGATTCTTGGCGAGAGGCTCTAAATGCCGCCCGCAGGCAGATGGTGTGGCAGACTCAGGAGCCTGTGCTGCTCTCCATAGTTCAAAATTCACTGGATGGAAAGATATGAGCACCGACTACACAATTATCGTGAGCACATGCGACGCATACGAAGACGTCTGGTATCCGTTCTTCAAGCTCTTTTCAAAATATTGGCCGGACTGCAGGCAGCGTATTTTGCTCACAACAGAAGAAAAAGAGTTTTCATATGGCCAGTTGAAGATAGACTGCGCGAAGGTGGGTAAGAGTCTTCGAGGCAGGTCACTGCCGTGGGGCGAGTGCATGATTCGAAGCCTGAGCCGGGTGGATTCACCGACTGTCCTGATGATTCTTGAAGATTTCTTCCTCTGCGGCAATGTGGATGCCGGGCAGATCG from bacterium includes these protein-coding regions:
- a CDS encoding glycosyltransferase gives rise to the protein MTKRTRRSIAWLYSFPYKDNCILRQAIASLAEAGYDVTIYDTCFSRWIDTAADASYTHRYFPAVFAYGRLKCNPFVRMALRLFASRHDLIVASMPDTALIGLIGARLHRIPLIYYPFEMWGEDNSGFSKSSKWRKIEDYLLQNKTSLAAVVTQNEYRASVYRHSRRCCVEPVVVRNYMRSCLVSPAGTLKHRLGVSQDVKVVVYEGSIQQERNLVELVRAVEYFPPNSVLALIGPVYEGYRQELMEAIASSPAADRCIILPPVAHEDLLALVSDADAGVLMYAPINLNNYYCAPCKLSDYVIAGIPVIVPAFPPLHDALAEYDIGTCFDEQSSRSIAAAVTKVLERPKDSWREALNAARRQMVWQTQEPVLLSIVQNSLDGKI